Genomic segment of Dactylococcopsis salina PCC 8305:
TGCGGACTTTGGCGCAAGGTATCTAGGTAGTCACCAGGGGCGAATTGAATGATTGTAAAACTTAAAATTGAGGCAAGAAATAAAGTTAAAAGCGCCTGAAACGATCGTTTATAAATATAGAGTGCGGTATTATTTGTTAGCACCGATCGCGCTCTCATTAAAGGTTTTATTGGGCTTTTAGAAACAGTTTCACTCATGGCATTTTTAAAGTTAATAATAATTTGCGTCAGCTATAAAACGTAGGCCCTTGTGAATCGAAGCGAAACCCAACACCAATCGTACCATTTCGATCAACTGTTGAAGGGGGATCAACTGTAACTCAACTTTTTAGAAACGGAAATAACATTTAGAACGACTATAGTAAAAAATTGGTTAATGAAAGCCCCCAGAATTGGGGGTTGGGGGCAACAACAGTAAACTATCTAAAATGTAATGCGCCAATTGTAATTTACGACATAACGGAATTGTTGTTTCCCAGCCATCTTGTCTCAAAATGACAGCCTGATTGTTGTCGCTGCCAAATCCCCCTTCCGATCGATCAATGGGATTCGCTACAATATAATCTAAGTTTTTTCGGAGCATTTTTTCTTTTGCAGGCTTGACAAAATCCCCAGTTTGTGCTGCAAACCCTACTAAAATCTGTTGCGATCGTTTCTGTTGTCCCAAAGTCGCAGCAATATCGGGGACATTCACCAACGATAACCGATCGGGGAGCTTTTGTTTCGGCAACTTCTCAGGGGAATAAGGCGCGGGTTTCACATCCGCCACCGCCGCCGCCAAAATCGTATAATCAGCATCAGGAAAGGAAGCCAACATCGCCTCTAACATTTCCTCCGCACTGACGACAGAAATCAGACGCAATTGCGGAGAAAACGGAATCATTGCTTGTGTTGTTCCACCCTGAACCAAAATCACATTTGCGCCACGATCAATACCCGCTTGTGCGATCGCGCTCCCCATTTTCCCCGTTGCGGGATTACCGAGAAAGCGCACTGGATCGAGATATTCTTGTGTTCCCCCACCATTCACCAACAATTGTTTACCGAGAAAATCCCGTTTTCCTTTGGTGTAAAGGAGAGATTGCGCTGTAGAAAGCAATTGTTCTGGAGTTGCCATGCGTCCTTTTCCCGCGCGATCGCAAGCGAGTAAGCCACCAGTCGGTTCAATGGTATGATAGCGGTTATCTTGGGAAATCATCTCCCAATTGCGTTGAACAGAAGACTGTTCCCACATTTCCGTATTCATCGCTGGCGCAAGTAAAACTGGACAACGGGAAGCGAGAACCGTATTTGTCAGTAAATTATCAGCCAACCCATAAACCAACTTTCCCAACGTATTGGCGGTAAGTGGCGCAATAATTAATAAATCTGCCCATTCCCCTAAATCAATATGTAAAGGACGAGCAGAATTATTCCAGAAATCAGAATCCGTGTAAGCGTGATGGCGGCTGAGAGTGCTAACCGTCAAAGGTGTAATAAACTTTTGCGCTGCTTCTGTGAGCATTACCCGCACTGATAAACCAGCCTGATGAGAATGAGAAATCAACTGACACACCTTGTAAGCCGCAATCCCACCGCCAATGGCAATTAAGACATTTTTCCCTTCCGTCATCAGGCTTCATCAAACGCTTCCACATCAAGGAGATATTGATAAGGTTCAACCAACTCCCAGTTATGAAACGAAATCGCACGCAAGAGATGCCAATCTTGTAACGCTTCAAAAGGACTATTGTAGTCATCCTTTTCCAGACGTTCCGCCAACTGATCGATCGCTTCTGGTGTTAATTCTTTAATTTCTTTTGGTGAAAGACTTACCGCATCCATAATAGCCTCCATGAGAAACCCCTTCAGCATTAATCGTAACCGATGAATTGGAAAAGGGAAATGTTTCACAATACAAAATATGAAGTTCCTCAAGAACTATTCATTCTCAGTGGATACTGCTAAAATCTGTTTAAATCAAGTGATTTTTCAGGAAAAACCATGAAGAAAAGTAATCGATCCTACCTAAAAACATCTTTTGCAGTATTTGCTCTTACTGCTGGCTTAATCACAGCCTGTGAAACCCAAACCGACACCACCAATGGCACTGGAAACACAGAAAGTGCTTCTGGGGGTTTAAAAATCGGGAGTTTGTACCCGACAACAGGTGACTTATCATCCGTCGGTCAAAATATGCCAAAGGCAGTGCGTCTGGCTGTGGATACGATTAACGCTTGCGGTGGGGTGAATGGTGAACCCGTTACTCTCATCCAAGAAGATAGCCAAACTGATCCCAACGCAGGAGCTGCCGCTATGTCTAAACTGGTGGATGTGGATAATGTCGCTGGTGTTGTGGGTGCATTTGCCAGTAGTGTTTCTGGGGCAACCATTGACATTGCCGTTAGAAATGAAGTGATGCAGATATCATCAGGAAGCACCAGCCCGGTCTTCACTGAACGGGCAAAACAGGGAGATTTTCAAGGGTTTTGGGCGCGAACTGCTCCTCCTGATACCTTCCAAGCACGAGCTTTAGCAAAACTGGCTACCGATCGAGGCTTCGATCAAGTGGCTACCGTCGTCATCAACAACGATTATGGCGTTGGTTTTGAGCAAGAATTTGTCAAATCCTTTAAGGAACTAGGGGGAACAGTGGTCAATGAAAATGATCCTGTGCGTTATGATCCCAAAGCCAGCACCCTTGACAGTGAAGCCGCTGCGGCGTTTGGCAACGATCCCGATGCCGTTTTAGGGGTGTTATATGCGGAAACTGGCAGTTTATTAATGCGAGCCGCCTATCAACAAGGTTTAAGCGAAGGTGTCACCGAACTTCTCACCGACGGCGTTTATTCGGAAGAATTCGTTAATGATGTTGGTCAAACCCCTGATGGACAATCAATTATCAACGGCGCATTGGGAACAGTGCCAGGTGCCAGTGGTGTCGCCTTAGATAACCTCACCCAAAAATGGGAAGAGGAAGTGGGAGGAGAAGTAACAGCGTTTGTTCCTCACACTTGGGATGCTGCGGTAATTATGATGTTAGCGGCTCAACAAGCTGGAGAAAACTCAGGAACTGGAATTAAAGATAACTATCGTGACGTTGCGAACACCCCTGGCACGGAAGTGTCTGATCCTTGTGAAGCGATGGAGTTGATTCGTAATGGAGAAGAAATTAACTACCAAGGCGCAAGCGGCGACATTGAATTTAACGAATATGGCGACACCGTTGGCAGTTATGATGTGTGGACAGTGCAATCAGAAGGAAACTTGGATGTAATCGATCAGGTGTTACCCGTTAGTGAAGAGTAAGTGCGATTCGTTTCTAGTGAAATCGCGCTTAGTTCCCACGAAATCTGGAGTATAAGCCAGAGCTTCCTTGAAACCCTTCGGGGTACAGAACCTTGACAACTTGATTTCCATGTTGGTGAGAGCCTGTGGAGTATTAGCTAAGAAACAGGTAGGGTCTAACCCGTTAATTCAATTTGGAGACCAAGCCGCAGGACTCCTAGCCAGTCAAGTCATCTCACTTAGTAGGGTGGGCAAAGCCCACCCTACCGTTCTTTCAAATTAAGGATTAAAACCATGATGAACACTCCATTTCTGGCGCGATCGGGTGGGAGTCTCGATCGCGTTTTCCTCAATCGCATGAAATGCTAACACAAAACCAGAAATAAGCGTGAATCATGGTAATAGAGATTCCAACCACAGGAGATACCACGTAGCCCACAACCCCAATGGAAACGAGACGGTCAACAAAAGAAAGCGCAGAAAACTCCTAAAAATGCTCGTCGTAAGCGCCAACAAATCAAGCACTTGCGATCGATGCTGAAGAAAAAGAGCAAAAACGTTTCGGCTTAACCCTGCATAATTGATTACACCACTGCGTAGATATGAATTTAGACGTTCTAGAAATATTACCATGAAAAATCTTTATAGTCATCTTTTGTCTGTTCTTTCTAATCATGTCTGGGATGGTGAAATTACTTCTCCTGAATTTGCTCAATATCTTCAGTCTTTACAGCCAAGCGTTCGCAAATTACGAGCTTCTTATCAAACATCAATAAGAGTCATAGTTAACTACGATGATGAGCAAATTCAAGCCTCATATTGGCTTGCTTATTATCCTCATTATGTGCAGATGACCGAGAAAATTTTAGCGCAATTGTCAGAACAAGGATTGCTCGATCGATTTCATCACCAGATTGAAAAGCAACTCTTTCAAACTTCAGGAGAACTCAATTTATCTATTTTAGCGGCTGGGGCGATTCCAGAGGCTGTGGCAATCAGTAACTATATTAAAACACATTTTCCTGTAGAAGACTATGGCACAATTCGAGGACACTTAAATATTCATACTTTTGATCTTGGTTATGAGGAATGGAAAACTAAAGGAAATCGTCATTTTGAGTCGCGCCATTGGAAAAGGGCGATCGCGCACTACACAAAAGCCCTAGAATTTTATCCCCACTCCTATTTTAGCTATACCCGTCGCGCACTGGCTTATCGCAAAAATGGAGAATATGAAAAAGCAATTAATGACTACACAAACGCCTTTAGTTTATGTCAGGGAAAAGCCGAAGATTATTATCACCGCAGTATCGCTTATCGTCAACTCGAACAATATCAGTGCGCCCTAAAAGATTGCAATCAAGCGATCGATCTTAAACCCCATTTAGCCCCTGCTTATAATCATCGTGGGAATTTATTTGTAGATTTGGAAGACTATGACAGCGCGATCGAAAACTATAAAGTAGCCCTTGAAATCGAGCCCAATTTCGCGATCGCTTACAACAATCAAGGCGTAGCATATAGCAAACTTAATCAATATCAAAAAGCACGAAAAAGCTATGATCTAGCCATCAAGCTGAATCCCAATTAGGGTTTACTGAAAAAGTCCATTGGTTGGTTAAGTAAGGCAAGAGGCAAGAGGCAAGAGGCAAGAGGCAAGAGGCAAGAGGCTTGCATGCAATATGCGTGACGATTGAACAATCAATGAACTTGCATTTTTATCTGAACTGAATCGCCTCAAATCCTTATTTGGTAATACTTTCAGTTTTCTTGACTCAAGCCCCAATTATAAAAAAGCCATCCAAAACCGAGCCAAAATCACTTCTTTCCCCAAAGTTTCCTAAACGGAAGTTTAACACCAGATTCCCTCAATTAATAATAACAAGTAGGCTCTTGTGGAGTAGAGGGAAACCCAACACCAATCACCGATCGCTGTAAAACGTAGGTTGGGTGGAGGGAAGCGAAACCCAACACCAATATTCGTTATTCGTTATTCGTTATTCGTTATTCGTTATTTGTTATTTGTTCACTGATTACTGGTCACTGATTACTGGTCACTGGTCACTGAAACGAGGGAAGCGAAACCCAACACCCATTATCTGAACTTAATATAATTCCATTTTGGAAAAGTCGCCCCCGCATAATCCACAGACGCAGGGGTTTAATTAGTGCTTCAGTTCCTTTTTCCTCCGAAGAGGATCGTGACCCTTCCTATATTAGCCCCCACTGTCACTGGATTTCAACCCTAGTTTCCGAGGGGGGGTGCGAAATAATTTATTTGCCATGAAATAAAAATCGTTAAAATTGCTAAAACTCCCTGATAGTAGGCGACCGAGCGGGTCAACGGAAAAATCAGCATTACAGCGATTTCCCGAGGCGATCGCCCAAACTGAGAACGATTCTCATACAAGAGTGGATCAATTGCCGTTTCTCACTTGACTAACCTGCCAAATACAGCGAAACTCCTCACTATGTAAGGTTGCTTCCACTTCAGGATCAAAGACAGTCACCAAACAATGATCTTCATATTGGCGCACCGCATAGCCAGAAGGACGATGATTAGAACGCCCACACCATGAAGGTCGATCATTATTTCTACTACATTTTTGACTCGATCATATAACCGTTGTATCAAAGCCGAGTGACTAATATCGGGTTGATCAGGTGTATAATTAAACTGACTGCCACGAAAGCCACCGAAACTCTCTAATTTATGGGGAGGTCGTCGCCAACCTGGCCCTAATCCTCCCAAACGGCTGCTTAACTCTAATAAATCGCCAATTAAATCCTGTAACTCGTCATTGCAATCCACAGGAATTTTCCAAACTGAATGGGCATTTCGCGCTGGAATATTAGTATATCCTTGCTGATCACCTTGATTTTGAAAGCTGCGACCAATAGGGCGTAAATAGCTAGTTAAGACTAAACGGGCTGGAGAACCAAATCCACCAAAAATTTTATCAGTTAAGCCTTTCGCTGCGTCTGGAGATAACCAAGCCAAAGCTAAACGAGTAAAATAGCTACGGAAATTTGCCCGTAATACCTGCGGACTCCAACGGTATTTTCCCATAAGATTATGGTTTGGATTATGGGCTTGGACACAGGGCTTCATCCCAGTGAGTTCAATTTCCCATTTACCTCTGGGAGTGATATCAGCTAAACGACCAAACCCCGAAGCAGTTCCCCGTCCAATTCCTTGCTGTTGGAAAAACTCTTTTAGTCGCTTTTCTACTTGTTTTTTTTGTTCTTGAGTGGGCGTGGGTTTAATAATGACATGGAGATCAAATTTATCCGCATTATCAGGGTTGGGGGGATGTTTCGGGGAAACGGTAGTCCTGCATAGTAATGATTAATTTTGCAGGCTTGCCTTGTAGTAATGTATAAAGTCCCAAATAGCGCCTAAATGATTCTGGAATTTTTTAGAGAAAGAAAGACTCTTTCTAACTAATCTACCAATCCTCACCTTCGCTCCGGGTTGTCTAAGTGTATTATTAAATCTTTCTATATGATTAGTTTGACCAGTTTCTTTGCCAACTGCTTGATGTCTCTTAGTCGGTAAAATTCCTTGATAGGCTTCCCAAAAATCTGTGTAACAAGTTGCACATTGACGGGTTTACTGGTGGTAAGGAATCCCATAATTTTCGGGCTGCGGCGCGATCGCGATCGCGCTTCTTAAACACCGACAATTTATGCAAGTTAAACTATCAATGGCTAACCAAATCCATACTTTATTTCGCTTAGAACCAACGAATGACCACATTTCATCAATTTCAAGAATTAACCTTCCTCTTTTTTTTCGGTAATTTTAGCTTCTTTAGGAGTCAAATAATATTTTTGATTAACATAGTCTTGCAACCAACGCTCTGAAACTTCAGCAACTCGCGCGATCGCCGCTAAGGCTAAGCGCTCCTTCAGTAATTTATCAATTAAATTACGCTTTTCCTGGGAAATTGGCTGACGAGAAGGGTTATCAACAAATTGTCGACCACAGTGCTGCGCCCCGAAAACGCTGTTTTCCGTAATGTGTATGTCCGTTTTTAACAAATTTGGAAGAGTTACATTTTGGGCAATTCATTACTAATCTTTTTGGTAATTTCAAGTTGCTTTAGCATTGTATCATTACTATTCAGCACTACCGTTTATCAAGATCATAACCTTCTACACCCATTGTTTTAACCTCCGATTTCTGAAATTGCAATTCGTCCATATCCAACACTCCACAAACCGCCTAAGTAATGTTCTCCCTTGAGAAAACTCGCCCACTCTTGCGGTTTTTCTACTTCTCCTCGTGTTGTCCAATTCATTAAAAATATTGCCCCTGAGGGAAAGCCTTCCACCCCGAAGAGATTACTCACTAAGTTTCCTTTGTGATCTGGTTCGTCTAGTAATTTGACTCGCGGTTGACGCACTAATCCCATATCCACAAAGAGATTGATACTCTCATCGGGAACAATAATGCGACGGTTAGGTGGCACGTCATTGGGGGCTGGTAATGCTTCCTTATAGTGTTGAACATTGCTGAGTTTTAGCATTATAGGCGAGAATCCTACGACCAAAATCTTTGATTTGGTCGCTAGATGAATCGCCATCAATCGAGGGGGTTCAATACCCCTGAGATTGATAACTTTCTGATCTGTTCTCTAATTACTTCATTCTGACTTCTACCCTTATGTTTACAGTAAGAGAGAAGTTGCTGATGTTCTTCCTCAGTACATCTTATGGTTAAGGGAAGTAATCGTTATCTGAAAGCAGTTAAACAACTTGGAAAACATCATCAAAAAGTTGCCAGACAGAGAAAAGACTTTCACTTTAACACCATTAAATTGATTCTCAGTAAAGGAGATGTCATTGCCCATGAAAAACTCAACATCAAGGGACTTGCTAGAACCAGACTAAGCAAATCAATCTATGAGTGCGATTCGTTCAGTCTAAACACACTTTCGTAGTGATGGGGACGACTGGCTTCTGAGGGGTAACCGATTAGGTAGAGTTCGCACTTTAATCCCTCTCAGATGACAACTCTGTGACCTTATAGGTGAGAGTGACCAGTGTAGCCTCGGCTAAGACCACTGGAAGGGAAATCCCATAACAACCCAAGTCCTATCGTTCAGGCACTGAACTGAAAGCATATTGTGCGATTCGTTTCTGGTGAAAACGCTGTAGTTCTCTCGAACTACGGAGTATAAGCCAGAGCTTGGTGAGAACCCTTCGGGGTATTAAACCTTGACAACTTGATTTCCATGTTGGTGAGAATCTGTGGAGCTTCGGCTAAGAAACAGGTAGGGTATAACCCGTTAATTCAAGTCCATCCCTCTCAGGGTGTGAGAGGACAGCGTAACCCTCATCTATAGAGTTGACCACTTGAGGATGAAGCAGGGTTAAATGGGGTCACTGCTGGAAGCCTAATCTGGTAAATCCCTAGCAAGAGGCTACGTCTAGTCAACGAACCTACGTTTGAACCATCGTAATTTCAATCCTGCGTAAAGGCTGATCGCAGGGAGCGAAATATGCTCACCACAAGAGGATAGAAGTTTAGTATAGCTTATATCACATCTCCAAATTTGTGCGGTGGAGAGTAGGGGGCTAAGGTCTCAATCAATGGAAATTAGGAACGAAGTAACCCTCGTTCATACTCTTGGGAAAGGTCGATTTCTCAAGTAGTCTGTCGGGATGCAATATCTGGCTCATTTGCTGGGTTGAGCGAGGGCGGGATTGGATAAGAAGCAAACGCCTTCTGTAACAGGAAGGACAAGCAGACGTATCCACTTTAGATTACGAAGATAATAAGTAAAGTAGAGTAAAGTTATGAACCAAATCAGGTATAAATGTGATGCTCGGACAAAGACCTTTTTAATGCTCTGGTTAGGCTTTGGGTTTAATCTCATGGCAGAGACGGAGTGGAGTCAGATTGACTGGAAGGAGGTTGAAATACGGGTGTTTAAGCTCCAAAAGCGGATTTATCGAGCTTCTCAAAGTGGTGACGTGGCTAAAGTTCACAAACTCCAAAGATTATTGTTACGGTCTTGGTGTGCCAAGCTCTTAGCAGTACGGCGCATTTCGCAGGATAACCAAGGTAAAAATACCGCAGGGATAGATGGGGTGAAAAGCCTAAGTCCTAAACAACGGTTGAGCCTTGCTGAAAACCTGACCCTTACAGGGAAGGGGAAATCCTTAAGACGGGTCTGGATTCCAAAACCAGGTCGCAAAGAAAAACGTGGCTTGGGTATTCCAGTAATGGAAGACCGTGCGAGGCAAGCACTTCTCAAATTGGCTTTAGAACCAGAATGGGAAGCAAAATTCGAGCCTAACTCATACGGATTCAGACCAGGACGTTCTTGCCATGATGCGTGCGGAGCAATATATTCGGCTATCAAACAAAAATCCAAATGGGTTTTAGATGCTGACATTTCAAAATGCTTCGACCGCATAAATCACAATGTTCTCTTACAAAAACTGAATACAACCCCGACTATGGCTCGACAAATTCGAGCTTGGTTGAAATCGGGGGTATTGGATAGAGGCGATTGGTTTCCAACAAATGAGGGAACACCACAAGGAGGGGTGATAAGTCCTCTATTGGCAAACATCGCCCTGCATGGACTTGAAGAGTACATAAAACAATGGACTGAAACTTGGAAAGGGAAAAAACAAACTAATATTAAAAGTATCTCTCTTATCAGGTATGCAGATGATTTCGTTGTTCTCCACAAGGATAAATCCATCATCCAACAGGCGAAAACGCTTATTGAACAGTGGTTACATGGCTTAGGCTTAGAAATAAGCGAGAGCAAGACGAGAATTTGCCATACCTTGCATGATACGGAAGAAACGAAAGCAGGGTTCGACTTTCTAGGGTGGAACGTCCGACAATATAAGGTCGGGAAGAGACACTCAGGAAAAAACACAAATGGCAATTTACTCGGATTCAAAACAATAATTAAACCTAGCGACAAGAGTATCAAAACACATTACGAAAAGATTGTTGAAGTATTAGATTCAATGAAAGGTAAATCCCAAGAGGTAATCATTGATAAACTTAATCCCATCATCATGGGTTGGTGCAACTATCACAAAACAGTCTGCTCGAAAGAAACGTTCCAACACATAGACAACTCAGTCTATAACAAATTACGTCGCTGGACAAAACGCCGTCATCCTAATAAAACCCTCAAATGGTGTGAAGAAAGATACTTTCATTTGACTAAGGAGAAAAATTTAGATGGAGAAAAGAGAAACGCAAAATGGGTCTTTTCAACTCCTTCCGATGTACCAAACTCTCCTGTTGCGGGTACGCACGAACTGTGGAAACACGCATGGACACCAATTGAAAGACATATAAAAATCGAGGGTACGAGGTCTCCTTACGATGGAGACTGGCGGTACTGGAGTAAACGTCGGGGTGAATATCCTGGCACACCAAAACGGGTTGCTACTCTGATGAAGCGCCAGAAAGGCAAATGTACCCGTTGTGGACTTTACTTTAAGGATGGAGATGTAGAAGAAGTTGACCACATCATCCCCAAAGCTGAAGGGGGTAGAGATGACTACAAGAACTTACAGTTACTCCATCGTCATTGTCACCATCAAAAAACTGCCGAAGACCGACAACGACAAATGGATAATAAGGGTCAAAAGAAAACCCAAAAGAAAACCAAGAAAGGTCGTAAATCGGAAACTAAGCAGGGAAGTGCTGTTAACACAGCGTAGTTTGGAGAGGAGCGGTATGAAGCGAAAGTTTCACGTACCGTTCTGAAGCCGAGTCAAGAGGGCGACCTCTTGGCTTAGGTTAACCCCTACGGTAGCGACTAGCCATCAATCCGTAAAGCGGGAATAAAAGCGGAAAGAGGAAGGACAGCCTGTGTCCCAGTCCCGTTAGCAAGTTTCTATGGAGAACAAGGTCTAAGGATACGTTTGAATCATCGTTATTGATAACCAGAGAAATCAGGCTATTTACTCTGGGAGACCCAAAAGGGCAATGGTTAGGGTGACAAGAGGGTTCTCATCTGCTTGTCAGTGCCACCCTTAAACTCGGTGAAAAGTATCCATCCTACAGGAGACAAACCAAAGGTCACAGGGAACGAAGTAACTCCCTCGTTTACTCTCAGTCTAGGTCGATAGGCTGAGTAGTCAGCTTAGATGCAACATCTGCCTCCTAAAAGGCAGGTAGCGGGGGAGGAAGATTGAGTCAGAAGCAAACGCCTTACTGTAATGGTGAGGATACGCAGACGGACTCACGGTTAGATGGATTGTAGAGGTACAAGTAGTGAGTTAATAAGTTATGAACACGGACAACCGATGTATTAAATGGGGCGATATCGATTGGCATAAAGTCGAGAGAGTCGTCTATAAGCTCCAAAAGCGCATCTACAAAGCGTCTCGTCGTGGTGATGTCAAAGCAGTTCGCAGACTCCAAAAATTGTTAGTAAAGTCTTGGTCGGTTAAGGTATTAGCGGTGCGTAGAGTTACTCAGGATAATCAGGGCAAAAAGAC
This window contains:
- the isiD gene encoding protein IsiD, with the translated sequence MDAVSLSPKEIKELTPEAIDQLAERLEKDDYNSPFEALQDWHLLRAISFHNWELVEPYQYLLDVEAFDEA
- a CDS encoding ABC transporter substrate-binding protein, which produces MKKSNRSYLKTSFAVFALTAGLITACETQTDTTNGTGNTESASGGLKIGSLYPTTGDLSSVGQNMPKAVRLAVDTINACGGVNGEPVTLIQEDSQTDPNAGAAAMSKLVDVDNVAGVVGAFASSVSGATIDIAVRNEVMQISSGSTSPVFTERAKQGDFQGFWARTAPPDTFQARALAKLATDRGFDQVATVVINNDYGVGFEQEFVKSFKELGGTVVNENDPVRYDPKASTLDSEAAAAFGNDPDAVLGVLYAETGSLLMRAAYQQGLSEGVTELLTDGVYSEEFVNDVGQTPDGQSIINGALGTVPGASGVALDNLTQKWEEEVGGEVTAFVPHTWDAAVIMMLAAQQAGENSGTGIKDNYRDVANTPGTEVSDPCEAMELIRNGEEINYQGASGDIEFNEYGDTVGSYDVWTVQSEGNLDVIDQVLPVSEE
- the coaBC gene encoding bifunctional phosphopantothenoylcysteine decarboxylase/phosphopantothenate--cysteine ligase CoaBC, whose protein sequence is MTEGKNVLIAIGGGIAAYKVCQLISHSHQAGLSVRVMLTEAAQKFITPLTVSTLSRHHAYTDSDFWNNSARPLHIDLGEWADLLIIAPLTANTLGKLVYGLADNLLTNTVLASRCPVLLAPAMNTEMWEQSSVQRNWEMISQDNRYHTIEPTGGLLACDRAGKGRMATPEQLLSTAQSLLYTKGKRDFLGKQLLVNGGGTQEYLDPVRFLGNPATGKMGSAIAQAGIDRGANVILVQGGTTQAMIPFSPQLRLISVVSAEEMLEAMLASFPDADYTILAAAVADVKPAPYSPEKLPKQKLPDRLSLVNVPDIAATLGQQKRSQQILVGFAAQTGDFVKPAKEKMLRKNLDYIVANPIDRSEGGFGSDNNQAVILRQDGWETTIPLCRKLQLAHYILDSLLLLPPTPNSGGFH
- the ltrA gene encoding group II intron reverse transcriptase/maturase, coding for MNQIRYKCDARTKTFLMLWLGFGFNLMAETEWSQIDWKEVEIRVFKLQKRIYRASQSGDVAKVHKLQRLLLRSWCAKLLAVRRISQDNQGKNTAGIDGVKSLSPKQRLSLAENLTLTGKGKSLRRVWIPKPGRKEKRGLGIPVMEDRARQALLKLALEPEWEAKFEPNSYGFRPGRSCHDACGAIYSAIKQKSKWVLDADISKCFDRINHNVLLQKLNTTPTMARQIRAWLKSGVLDRGDWFPTNEGTPQGGVISPLLANIALHGLEEYIKQWTETWKGKKQTNIKSISLIRYADDFVVLHKDKSIIQQAKTLIEQWLHGLGLEISESKTRICHTLHDTEETKAGFDFLGWNVRQYKVGKRHSGKNTNGNLLGFKTIIKPSDKSIKTHYEKIVEVLDSMKGKSQEVIIDKLNPIIMGWCNYHKTVCSKETFQHIDNSVYNKLRRWTKRRHPNKTLKWCEERYFHLTKEKNLDGEKRNAKWVFSTPSDVPNSPVAGTHELWKHAWTPIERHIKIEGTRSPYDGDWRYWSKRRGEYPGTPKRVATLMKRQKGKCTRCGLYFKDGDVEEVDHIIPKAEGGRDDYKNLQLLHRHCHHQKTAEDRQRQMDNKGQKKTQKKTKKGRKSETKQGSAVNTA
- a CDS encoding tetratricopeptide repeat protein — encoded protein: MKNLYSHLLSVLSNHVWDGEITSPEFAQYLQSLQPSVRKLRASYQTSIRVIVNYDDEQIQASYWLAYYPHYVQMTEKILAQLSEQGLLDRFHHQIEKQLFQTSGELNLSILAAGAIPEAVAISNYIKTHFPVEDYGTIRGHLNIHTFDLGYEEWKTKGNRHFESRHWKRAIAHYTKALEFYPHSYFSYTRRALAYRKNGEYEKAINDYTNAFSLCQGKAEDYYHRSIAYRQLEQYQCALKDCNQAIDLKPHLAPAYNHRGNLFVDLEDYDSAIENYKVALEIEPNFAIAYNNQGVAYSKLNQYQKARKSYDLAIKLNPN
- a CDS encoding IS1/IS1595 family N-terminal zinc-binding domain-containing protein; amino-acid sequence: MNCPKCNSSKFVKNGHTHYGKQRFRGAALWSTIC
- a CDS encoding RAMP superfamily CRISPR-associated protein; amino-acid sequence: MLKLSNVQHYKEALPAPNDVPPNRRIIVPDESINLFVDMGLVRQPRVKLLDEPDHKGNLVSNLFGVEGFPSGAIFLMNWTTRGEVEKPQEWASFLKGEHYLGGLWSVGYGRIAISEIGG